One segment of Coffea arabica cultivar ET-39 chromosome 7c, Coffea Arabica ET-39 HiFi, whole genome shotgun sequence DNA contains the following:
- the LOC113698715 gene encoding CSC1-like protein HYP1 isoform X1 yields the protein MILSALLTSVGINLALCFLFFALYSILRKQPGNAGVYAPRLVAHGKSQERGDFSLERLLPSAGWVRMAWQPSEDELLSVSGLDGVVFMRIFIFSLRIFTFAAVIGVFILLPVNYMGDQPSLDFTGVQNKTLETFTISNVGDGSNRLWIHFCAVYAFTMFVCCLLYFEHAYISAKRLACFCSSKPQPQEFTVLVRSIPVTSGRSVSNTVESFFTEIYSSTYLSHNVVRRTSKLKNLINDADNLYGKLVRLRSGNGSEQRFKRTGFMGLSGRRVDLLEQYEKQLEDVEDNVRTEQSSVAMKEVRAAFVSFKTRLGAAIALHIRQGINPTEWTTERAPHPQDVYWPFFSASFTRRWICSILVIVAFTVLTVLFLIPVLIVQGLANLDQLEGFFPFLKSILRISFISHVVTGYLPSLILQLFLYFVPPIMVVFSSIQGYVALSEIEKSACIKVLWFSIWNIFFANVLSGSALYRFSVLLEPKEIPSLLAVAVPGQATFFIAYVVTSGWTGTALELVRFMPLISSFMQRKFCGSSNDELEVPSIPYHGVIPRILFFGLLGVTYFFLAPLILPFLLVFLCMGYIIYRNQLLNVYVPKFDADGKFWPIVHNSTIFSLVLMHIIAIGIFGLKDLPLASSLTIPLPILTLIFNNYCQRRFLPAFKTYSAESLIKKDGDDQNNPTMSSFYEELATAYQDPALVPVRYSTNGERINSPLLGIPEP from the exons ATGATTCTTTCTGCACTATTGACATCGGTTGGAATCAATCTTGCtctttgttttctgttttttgcATTGTATTCCATATTGAGAAAGCAGCCAGGCAATGCCGGTGTATATGCACCAAGACTGGTTGCTCATGGCAAATCCCAAGAGAGAGGGGATTTCAGCTTGGAGAGGTTATTACCGTCTGCTGGTTGGGTCAGAATGGCATGGCAACCCTCAGAAGATGAGCTTTTATCAGTTTCCGGTTTGGACGGCGTAGTATTCATGCGCATTTTTATCTTCAG TTTGAGGATCTTCACTTTTGCTGCGGTTATTGGGGTTTTTATTCTTCTTCCTGTTAATTATATGGGTGATCAGCCAAGTCTCGACTTCACGGGCGTGCAAAATAAAACTCTGGAAACTTTCACCATCTCAAATGTGGGTGATGGCTCAAACAG GTTGTGGATTCACTTTTGTGCTGTGTATGCTTTCACGATGTTTGTTTGCTGCCTTCTTTATTTT GAACATGCATATATCTCAGCCAAAAGATTGGCGTGTTTCTGTTCATCGAAACCTCAGCCACAAGAGTTTACTGTTTTAGTCCGGAGCATCCCTGTAACCTCTGGGAGAAGCGTCAGCAATACTGTTGAGAGCTTTTTCACAGAAATTTATTCTTCTACGTATCTTTCACATAATGTAGTTCGTCGAACAAGCAAACTCAAAAACCTTATC AATGATGCAGATAATTTGTATGGAAAGCTTGTGAGATTGAGGTCAGGCAACGGGAGCGAGCAAAGGTTCAAGCGTACTGGGTTTATGGGACTTAGTGGACGTAGAGTTGATCTTCTGGAACAATATGAGAAGCAGTTAGAAGATGTTGAAGATAATGTGAGGACTGAACAATCTTCAGTTGCAATGAAG GAAGTCCGGGCTGCTTTTGTATCTTTCAAGACCAGACTTGGTGCTGCAATAGCTTTGCATATCAGACAAGGGATAAATCCCACTGAGTGGACAACTGAGCGAGCTCCTCATCCCCAGGATGTGTACTGGCCTTTCTTTTCGGCATCTTTTACAAGGAGATGGATTTGCAGCATTCTTGTCATTGTTGCATTCACCGTTCTCACTGTTTTATTTCTCATACCTGTTTTAATAGTACAAGGTCTTGCTAATTTGGACCAGCTGGAgggtttcttcccttttctgaAAAGTATTCTGAGAAT ATCGTTCATCAGTCATGTGGTCACTGGATATCTTCCTAGTCTTATTCTTCAACTGTTTCTCTATTTTGTACCACCCATCATGGTCGTATTCTCCTCCATACAAGGATACGTTGCTCTCAGTGAGATTGAGAAAAGTGCCTGCATCAAAGTACTGTGGTTTAGCATATGGAACATCTTTTTTGCAAATGTATTATCAGGATCCGCTCTCTATCGTTTCAGTGTTCTTCTTGAACCTAAGGAAATTCCGAGCTTATTAGCTGTTGCAGTTCCTGGCCAG GCTACTTTTTTCATTGCATACGTCGTGACTTCTGGATGGACTGGTACTGCCTTAGAACTTGTTCGATTTATGCCACTCATATCTAGCTTCATGCAAAGGAAATTTTGTGGGAGTTCTAATGACGAATTGGAAGTGCCATCAATTCCTTACCATGGTGTAATTCCTAGGATTCTCTTTTTTGGCCTTCTTGGTGTAACATACTTCTTCCTTGCACCTCTCATTTTgccttttctcttggttttccTCTGTATGGGATACATAATCTACCGAAACCAG CTATTAAACGTTTATGTACCCAAATTCGATGCTGATGGAAAGTTTTGGCCCATAGTACACAATTCAACAATATTCTCATTAGTTTTGATGCATATCATTGCGATTGGAATATTTGGCCTGAAGGACCTGCCACTGGCTTCGAGCTTAACAATTCCTCTTCCAATCCTCACTCTTATATTCAACAACTATTGCCAGAGACGTTTCCTGCCTGCCTTCAAGACTTATTCTGCTGAG AGTTTGATAAAGAAAGACGGAGatgaccaaaacaaccccacAATGTCTAGTTTCTATGAGGAACTTGCAACTGCATACCAGGATCCTGCTCTGGTACCCGTTCGGTATTCCACCAATGGTGAAAGAATAAACTCTCCCCTTCTTGGAATTCCTGAGCCTTGA
- the LOC113698715 gene encoding CSC1-like protein HYP1 isoform X2, translated as MILSALLTSVGINLALCFLFFALYSILRKQPGNAGVYAPRLVAHGKSQERGDFSLERLLPSAGWVRMAWQPSEDELLSVSGLDGVVFMRIFIFSLRIFTFAAVIGVFILLPVNYMGDQPSLDFTGVQNKTLETFTISNVGDGSNRLWIHFCAVYAFTMFVCCLLYFEHAYISAKRLACFCSSKPQPQEFTVLVRSIPVTSGRSVSNTVESFFTEIYSSTYLSHNVVRRTSKLKNLINDADNLYGKLVRLRSGNGSEQRFKRTGFMGLSGRRVDLLEQYEKQLEDVEDNVRTEQSSVAMKEVRAAFVSFKTRLGAAIALHIRQGINPTEWTTERAPHPQDVYWPFFSASFTRRWICSILVIVAFTVLTVLFLIPVLIVQGLANLDQLEGFFPFLKSILRISFISHVVTGYLPSLILQLFLYFVPPIMVVFSSIQGYVALSEIEKSACIKVLWFSIWNIFFANVLSGSALYRFSVLLEPKEIPSLLAVAVPGQATFFIAYVVTSGWTGTALELVRFMPLISSFMQRKFCGSSNDELEVPSIPYHGVIPRILFFGLLGVTYFFLAPLILPFLLVFLCMGYIIYRNQSLIKKDGDDQNNPTMSSFYEELATAYQDPALVPVRYSTNGERINSPLLGIPEP; from the exons ATGATTCTTTCTGCACTATTGACATCGGTTGGAATCAATCTTGCtctttgttttctgttttttgcATTGTATTCCATATTGAGAAAGCAGCCAGGCAATGCCGGTGTATATGCACCAAGACTGGTTGCTCATGGCAAATCCCAAGAGAGAGGGGATTTCAGCTTGGAGAGGTTATTACCGTCTGCTGGTTGGGTCAGAATGGCATGGCAACCCTCAGAAGATGAGCTTTTATCAGTTTCCGGTTTGGACGGCGTAGTATTCATGCGCATTTTTATCTTCAG TTTGAGGATCTTCACTTTTGCTGCGGTTATTGGGGTTTTTATTCTTCTTCCTGTTAATTATATGGGTGATCAGCCAAGTCTCGACTTCACGGGCGTGCAAAATAAAACTCTGGAAACTTTCACCATCTCAAATGTGGGTGATGGCTCAAACAG GTTGTGGATTCACTTTTGTGCTGTGTATGCTTTCACGATGTTTGTTTGCTGCCTTCTTTATTTT GAACATGCATATATCTCAGCCAAAAGATTGGCGTGTTTCTGTTCATCGAAACCTCAGCCACAAGAGTTTACTGTTTTAGTCCGGAGCATCCCTGTAACCTCTGGGAGAAGCGTCAGCAATACTGTTGAGAGCTTTTTCACAGAAATTTATTCTTCTACGTATCTTTCACATAATGTAGTTCGTCGAACAAGCAAACTCAAAAACCTTATC AATGATGCAGATAATTTGTATGGAAAGCTTGTGAGATTGAGGTCAGGCAACGGGAGCGAGCAAAGGTTCAAGCGTACTGGGTTTATGGGACTTAGTGGACGTAGAGTTGATCTTCTGGAACAATATGAGAAGCAGTTAGAAGATGTTGAAGATAATGTGAGGACTGAACAATCTTCAGTTGCAATGAAG GAAGTCCGGGCTGCTTTTGTATCTTTCAAGACCAGACTTGGTGCTGCAATAGCTTTGCATATCAGACAAGGGATAAATCCCACTGAGTGGACAACTGAGCGAGCTCCTCATCCCCAGGATGTGTACTGGCCTTTCTTTTCGGCATCTTTTACAAGGAGATGGATTTGCAGCATTCTTGTCATTGTTGCATTCACCGTTCTCACTGTTTTATTTCTCATACCTGTTTTAATAGTACAAGGTCTTGCTAATTTGGACCAGCTGGAgggtttcttcccttttctgaAAAGTATTCTGAGAAT ATCGTTCATCAGTCATGTGGTCACTGGATATCTTCCTAGTCTTATTCTTCAACTGTTTCTCTATTTTGTACCACCCATCATGGTCGTATTCTCCTCCATACAAGGATACGTTGCTCTCAGTGAGATTGAGAAAAGTGCCTGCATCAAAGTACTGTGGTTTAGCATATGGAACATCTTTTTTGCAAATGTATTATCAGGATCCGCTCTCTATCGTTTCAGTGTTCTTCTTGAACCTAAGGAAATTCCGAGCTTATTAGCTGTTGCAGTTCCTGGCCAG GCTACTTTTTTCATTGCATACGTCGTGACTTCTGGATGGACTGGTACTGCCTTAGAACTTGTTCGATTTATGCCACTCATATCTAGCTTCATGCAAAGGAAATTTTGTGGGAGTTCTAATGACGAATTGGAAGTGCCATCAATTCCTTACCATGGTGTAATTCCTAGGATTCTCTTTTTTGGCCTTCTTGGTGTAACATACTTCTTCCTTGCACCTCTCATTTTgccttttctcttggttttccTCTGTATGGGATACATAATCTACCGAAACCAG AGTTTGATAAAGAAAGACGGAGatgaccaaaacaaccccacAATGTCTAGTTTCTATGAGGAACTTGCAACTGCATACCAGGATCCTGCTCTGGTACCCGTTCGGTATTCCACCAATGGTGAAAGAATAAACTCTCCCCTTCTTGGAATTCCTGAGCCTTGA